From a single Deltaproteobacteria bacterium genomic region:
- the speB gene encoding agmatinase, with protein MNFGGIGVEHAALETARFVVLPVPYDLTSTYMAGSRKGPAAILEASANMELFDDELRKETFRAGIHTLPPLEADARGPGFMVERVQKAVEEILDGDRVPILLGGEHSVTIGAVHAMKERYPSISVLHLDAHADMRESYQGSPFSHACVARRIVETCPIVQVGVRSMSVEEAEYVSDNNIMQVSPDNMDGEPQWVKKICDNLSNDVYVSLDLDVFDPAIMPATGTPEPGGMNWKEVIRLISEVSLSCHICGFDVVELCPIPGMIAPDFLAAKLVYRIIGYADRS; from the coding sequence ATGAACTTCGGTGGTATCGGCGTGGAACACGCGGCATTGGAGACGGCGCGTTTTGTCGTGCTGCCGGTGCCCTATGACCTCACATCCACCTATATGGCCGGATCGAGAAAAGGGCCGGCGGCGATCCTCGAGGCATCGGCCAACATGGAATTGTTCGACGATGAGCTTCGAAAGGAAACCTTTCGAGCGGGAATTCACACGCTGCCGCCCCTTGAGGCGGATGCCCGCGGTCCCGGGTTCATGGTTGAAAGGGTCCAGAAGGCGGTCGAGGAGATTCTCGACGGCGACCGGGTCCCCATCCTTCTGGGGGGAGAGCACAGCGTGACCATCGGCGCGGTCCATGCCATGAAGGAACGCTACCCGTCTATCTCCGTCCTTCACCTCGATGCCCATGCCGATATGCGGGAATCATACCAGGGCAGCCCTTTCAGTCACGCCTGCGTTGCCAGGAGAATAGTCGAGACATGCCCGATCGTTCAGGTCGGCGTCAGGAGCATGAGTGTCGAAGAGGCTGAATATGTGAGTGATAACAATATCATGCAGGTCTCACCCGATAACATGGATGGTGAGCCTCAGTGGGTAAAAAAAATTTGTGATAACTTGTCAAACGATGTATATGTCTCACTCGATCTAGATGTATTCGATCCGGCGATCATGCCCGCCACGGGTACGCCTGAACCAGGTGGAATGAACTGGAAAGAAGTAATCCGGCTTATCAGTGAAGTTTCACTTTCCTGCCATATATGCGGTTTTGATGTAGTGGAATTATGCCCGATCCCGG
- a CDS encoding UDP-2,3-diacylglucosamine diphosphatase, with the protein MKAIFLSDAHLKERTQPGYGRLLDFLRSMNGAVDHLFVAGDFFDFWFCHENAIYEDFKPVLDALFELGSSGVRISYCEGNHDFFLKDFFEPRGVTVFSESADIRLDGSRIYLAHGDTVDRTNRRYLFLRRILRSRSLYALQRILPPALIWKVALFSSNISRDHLGALDHGLVEKMKSFAGEKFAEGYDAVILGHCHEALLERRFLNGTERTLALLGDWISQFTYLQYEAGTFTLMKYDR; encoded by the coding sequence ATGAAGGCGATCTTTCTCTCCGACGCGCATCTGAAAGAACGGACACAACCGGGATACGGGCGTCTTCTGGATTTCCTCCGTTCCATGAACGGCGCCGTTGACCATCTTTTTGTCGCCGGAGACTTCTTTGACTTCTGGTTCTGTCATGAAAATGCGATCTACGAGGATTTTAAACCCGTTCTCGATGCATTGTTCGAACTGGGATCAAGCGGGGTGCGAATTTCCTATTGCGAAGGGAACCATGATTTCTTTCTGAAGGATTTTTTCGAACCTCGCGGGGTGACCGTTTTTTCCGAAAGCGCCGATATCCGGCTTGACGGTAGCCGCATCTACCTGGCCCACGGAGATACCGTGGACAGAACGAATCGCCGGTACCTCTTTCTGAGAAGGATACTGAGGAGTCGAAGCCTTTACGCTCTGCAGCGTATCCTTCCGCCGGCCCTCATATGGAAAGTGGCCCTGTTCAGTTCGAACATAAGCCGGGACCATCTCGGCGCCCTTGATCACGGGCTGGTGGAGAAGATGAAATCATTCGCCGGGGAAAAATTTGCTGAGGGTTACGACGCCGTGATCCTGGGGCACTGCCATGAAGCCCTTCTGGAACGACGGTTCCTGAACGGGACGGAGCGGACCCTGGCGCTCCTGGGGGACTGGATCAGCCAGTTCACCTATCTTCAATATGAAGCAGGCACGTTTACCCTTATGAAGTATGATCGATGA
- a CDS encoding histidinol phosphate phosphatase domain-containing protein: MIDLHMHSIFSDGELVPAELARRAEVAGCRAIAITDHADHSNLDFIVPRLVRACGNITRHGTITAIPGIELTHVHPADIASLAREARQLGARLIVVHGETIAEPVMPGTNRAAIEAGIDILAHPGLIHEDEVELAASKSLFLEISARKGHSLTNGHVAKLAAQYRAPLVLNTDSHGPGDLIGKERAVAVARGAGLSDEQILQMFRNSAALVQQIVQGS; encoded by the coding sequence ATTCGATATTCAGTGACGGGGAACTGGTCCCCGCCGAGCTCGCCAGAAGGGCGGAGGTTGCGGGGTGCCGGGCCATTGCCATTACGGATCATGCCGACCACTCGAACCTCGACTTTATTGTTCCGCGCCTTGTCAGGGCCTGCGGGAACATCACCCGGCACGGAACGATCACGGCGATACCGGGTATTGAACTGACCCATGTCCATCCCGCGGATATTGCGTCTCTGGCACGGGAGGCCCGGCAACTGGGCGCCCGTCTCATCGTGGTTCACGGCGAGACCATCGCCGAACCCGTCATGCCCGGAACGAACCGGGCGGCCATCGAAGCAGGGATCGACATCCTCGCGCACCCCGGATTGATACACGAAGACGAGGTGGAGCTGGCGGCCTCGAAGTCACTGTTCCTTGAAATATCGGCTCGGAAAGGGCACAGCCTGACAAACGGTCATGTAGCGAAGCTGGCGGCGCAATATCGGGCGCCGCTTGTTCTGAACACGGACAGTCACGGTCCGGGCGATCTGATCGGAAAAGAGCGTGCCGTCGCCGTGGCGCGGGGTGCCGGGTTGTCCGACGAACAGATCCTCCAGATGTTTCGGAACTCGGCCGCCCTGGTACAACAGATCGTACAGGGCTCATGA